TTTCGCCGATGTTAATCACGGCGGTCGTCTGCTTGAGGTCTTCTTCGGAGGCGGTCGCCGTATAGGCGTTCAAAAGGCCGAAAATATCGACGTCCATCGCAGTAAGCTTGAGCCCCTTGATGGTAAAGAACTGGGCCCAGGAGTCGAGCAGCGCGTTCTTCGCCGCCACCACGTTCGCCTTCACGTCGTCGCCCTCGCGGGATTCGATTTCGAAGTCGATAACGTTGTCCTGGTCATCGAAGGGCGGACGGGACTGCGCGGTCTGGAGAATAATCGCCGACTCGTTGCCGTTTTTCGGGACCTTCACGCTGATTCTATCGACCAGCACGCCACCCGCGCCAGCACAGCAGTTCACGCAGGCGACAATGTCCGTATTGCTGTCGCGAGTATGCCTCATCATCATCTTGGTGAGGGCTTCGCTCAAAAGCTCGTAGCCGTCCTTTTCCTTCTTGCCGTCGGGGCCGGTAACGGGTTCGCCATCGCGGCGCTGTATTTCACCATTGATGATGGCGCCGTCGGGCACTGGTTCCGTATCAATCTCGACGACAACCTTGCCACCGCGACTGTTATGGTAAACCTTCACGTATTTGATGCTGTAGTGGCCAACATCTATGCCGATAGTTTCGCGCTCACCGCGAATTCTAGCTAACAAATCAAGTGCCAAAGTATAACTCCGATCGGAAACTGTACTACCCTAATTCTACCTTTATAAAAGCGAAATGTCAAGCGGAAAATGCACCTAAGTCATTGAAAATTAACTAGTTAGCGCATTTTGGGCGGTTTCTTTGGCCTTTTTTTTCTTGTTGACCTCGAATATGTACTGCAGAACACGTTCCTGGGTCCACCCGAAGGCGCCGCTGAACGAGGCTGTCGTGGAGAAATATTCGGGGTAATCGGGGTTTTTGTGGCCCAAATTGCGCAAAATCTCAATTTCTACATCTTCCGGACCGAAGCTCGGGAGGTCGAACTTGATACGGATGTGCTTCCCGCTTTCGCATTCTATGGGCAGCCCGATGAGGATACCGCCCGCGGAAAGGTCGTATAATACGCCATTGCAGGTACTGCCGTCCGCAAAGACGGCCTCGACCGGGAAATTCACGACTTCGCGCAGCCAGCGACGCAGTTGCTGCTTGTCGAGCTGCTGGGAATGGCGAAGAACCAGCTTGCCAGGTTCGCTCGCAAAGACGCGCACGTTCGTGGAGTAGACCGCATCCTCAGGACGGGTCCAGCGGACGCGCACTTCCTTGCCCACATAGACGCTGCCGGGGCCGAAGCTGTCGTCGTAGGAGACCTTCCAGATTTTCTCCCTTTGCGAGAGAATTTCGGAATGTTTTAATTTACTTACACCGTCCAGGAGGAGGTCCACCCTGTTCCCGATGTTGAACTGGCGCGTACTCACGATGACGGTCAGCGGGTTCGACGCATCGAACCCGAGCTTCTGGCGCAGGCGCGTTACCGCGTCGAGGGTCTCGTCGCGAATCGTGTCGACATCGCGCATTTCGTAAAAATCCAGAACCGCAGCCTCGAACAAGTGCGAGGAATTGAGGACGGCGTCCTTGTTCTCGAACTTGGAGGCACGGACCAGTTTTTCGAGGGTCCTGATTTCCTTAGGAGTCAAGTCGTAAAGCGCCACCTTCGTGTCGAATTCCTTTGTCCCGAACATTTCTTCGTGTTCGCGGCGGTAATTCGACCGCTGGATTTCAAACAGGACTACAAGCAGCAGTCCCAGCAAGAGGATGGCGACAACCCACGCTAACTGATAAGGAAAAATCACGGGCTACACCTCGGTCCACTCCCCGTTGATGTAGGAAGCGACAATGGAAGACGGCAGTTCCTTGCCGAGGAGCGGCGTATTGCGGGTCTTGCCAGCGAACATGGCGGGGACGACCTTCATCGGGCGGTCCTGGTCGAGGAGGACCAGGCTCGCCTGTCCACCCTTGCGGAGGGCCGCAGGTTCCACGCCCGCAAGCTGTGCCGGGGCGGTGGAAAGGAGTTCCACCGCGCGTGCGGCGCCAAGCCGCCCGCTGAGCGGTTTCCAGATGGCCCCGAGCGCGATCTCCAAAGAAACCGCTCCCGGCACCGCATCCTCGAAATTCACTTCCTTGTCCTGCCTGAGCACCGGGTCGTGGTTCACGCTAATCGCATTCACGGTTCCCGATTCCAGGCCCTTCCACAGGGCCTCGCGATCGTCGGCGGAACGGAACGGCATCGGCACGTTGCAGTGCGAGTCGAGGTCGAACAGGCAGCTGTCGTCCAGGAGAAGGTGGTAGATATCCACGTCGCAGGTGACATCCACGCCCTGAGCACGCGCGGTCTCGATAAGGCGAAGCGTCTCGCCGCAGCTAACTTGTTTGAAATGCACCGGAACCTTGAGGAAGCGCGCCATCTCGAGAATCCTGAAGACGGAAATCGTCTCGGCGATACGCGGGATGCCCTTCATGCCGAGCGTGTCGGCGTAGCTGCCCTCGTGCACGAGCCCGTGGTGACGCAGCGAATCGTCGAGCGGCATAAAGAAGAAGCGCTTGCCCGTCATGGAACCGTATTCCATCGCGAGGCGCAAGAAGCGCGTGCGGGAAGCGTCCTGATTGCCGTCGCCGAAGCCGACGGCGCCGCCCTGCGCAAGTTCCATCATCTCGGCCAAATCTTTGCACTGGTAACCCATGCTGAAGGCGCCGAGGAACGCGAACTCGAGACCGGACTTCGAAGCCAGCTGCTGCATCGCGGTGAGCTTCTGCGAATCGTCAATCGGGTTCGCGGAGCTTTCGTAAAGCCCGCCGAAGAACCCGCCACGGCGCATGGCACTCACGCCATCCTTGAACGTGTAGATGTCGTCGCGCAGGGGTTCCTTAAAATCGAGACCGAGGCCAAAGAGCGCGGGGAGCGCAAGCGCGCCCTTCGCGTCGAATTCGGGTGTACCTTCGGGAGCGCTGTCGGCCCACTTTCCATCTACAAGGCAAATCTTCGTCGGTTCGCCGAACTTTCCGTCAACAAACGGACGAACGTTGTTCAAAACCATATTACGCATTTGCACGGCCTCCAGCCAAAAGGTAAAGCACGGCCATACGCACGGCCACCCCGTTAGTCACCTGGTTCAAGATTACCGAGTTCTCGCCATCGGCAATCTCGCTGTCGAGTTCCACGCCGCGGTTGATTGGACCCGGATGCATGATGAGCACCTTGTCCTTCGCGCATTCCAGCAGTTCGTGCGTGATGCCGAACGTGTTGCGGTATTCGCGCATGCTGGGCAAGAGGGCGTCGTCCATGCGTTCTTTTTGCAGGCGGAGCGCGATGATGGCATCGGCATCCTTCACGGCCTTCTTCACGTCAGGTTCCCAAGTGACCTTGTCCATCAGTTCCCTATTGCGCGGGACCAGGGTGCTCGGTCCGCAGAGCGTCACGTGCGCACCCATCGTCGTCATGCCCCAGAGGTTACTGCGGGCCACGCGGCTGTGGCGGATATCGCCCACGATGGTCACGTTCTTGCCTTCGAGCGTTCCAAGTTTTTCTTCGATGGTGAGCATGTCGAGCAGCGCCTGAGTCGGATGCTCGTGCGCGCCGTCGCCCGCGTTCACGATAATCGCGTCGCTGTTGTCGGCGAGGAACTTCGGGACTCCCGTCCCCTTGTGGCGGACGACCACGATGTCAATCTTCATGGCTTCGATGTTTCGAAGCGTATCGACGAGCGTCTCGCCCTTCTTCACGCTGGAGTTGGAACTCGTGAAGTTCACCGTATCGGCGGAAAGGCGCTTCTCGGCGAGTTCGAAACTCGTGCGGGTGCGGGTGCTGTTCTCGAAGAACAGGTTCACGACCGTCATGCCGCGAAGGCTCGGCACCTTCTTCACGGGGCGTTCCAAAATTTCACGGAACTGTTTTGCATTGTCGAGAATCAGGCGGATATCGTGCTTGGATACTCCGCGCAGCCCGAACAGGTGTTTAATCTCAAGGGCGCTCAAGCTAAGCCTCCACTTCTACGAGGTAAACTGAATTTTCGTTATCGATAGGTTCAATCATCACGCGGACTTCCTGGTTCTGTGCGGTCTCTACCGTGAGGCCCACGCAGTCCGGCGCAATCGGGAGCTCGCGGTGCCCGCGGTCCACCAGCACGCAGAGGCGGATGGCGGCAGGGCGCCCGAGGTCGAGGATGGCCTGCATGGCGGCACGCACGGAGCGGCCCGTATAGAGCACGTCGTCCACGAGGATGACCGTCTTGCCTTCGACAGTCGCGGGCATCTCGGTGAAGCGCATCTCGGTGGAGCCCACCTTCTTGCGGTAGTGGAAGTCGTCACGGTAGAACGTGGCATCCAGGCTACCCATCTCGATGGGCTTGCCGAATTTTTGCGAGAGCCTTTCGCTCAATTTTTTCGCCAGCGGAATCCCGCGGCTTGCCATGCCAAGTACAATCAAGTTTTCGGCGGACGGATGCATCTTGGCAATCTTTGCAGCCATCTCGTCGAGGGCGAATTCCATCGCCTGCGCCGAAAGCAGTTCCTGAATACGTTTGCAGTTGTCTTTCATATTCAAGAATTTAGTAATCCAACATATAGTTTGGCGGGACAGTCTTCTAGAAAAGGCCTAGCAATAACTAGTCCTTGACGCAACGGACTGATTGAGCAGAATTTTTCCAGTAAAAATTAAATTCGGCCCCATTTTTATTTTTAGTACGCCATATTTCCATGATGTGCACACGACCATGACCCGAAAAATTCGG
Above is a window of Fibrobacter sp. DNA encoding:
- a CDS encoding PilZ domain-containing protein — translated: MIFPYQLAWVVAILLLGLLLVVLFEIQRSNYRREHEEMFGTKEFDTKVALYDLTPKEIRTLEKLVRASKFENKDAVLNSSHLFEAAVLDFYEMRDVDTIRDETLDAVTRLRQKLGFDASNPLTVIVSTRQFNIGNRVDLLLDGVSKLKHSEILSQREKIWKVSYDDSFGPGSVYVGKEVRVRWTRPEDAVYSTNVRVFASEPGKLVLRHSQQLDKQQLRRWLREVVNFPVEAVFADGSTCNGVLYDLSAGGILIGLPIECESGKHIRIKFDLPSFGPEDVEIEILRNLGHKNPDYPEYFSTTASFSGAFGWTQERVLQYIFEVNKKKKAKETAQNALTS
- a CDS encoding aspartate carbamoyltransferase catalytic subunit; protein product: MSALEIKHLFGLRGVSKHDIRLILDNAKQFREILERPVKKVPSLRGMTVVNLFFENSTRTRTSFELAEKRLSADTVNFTSSNSSVKKGETLVDTLRNIEAMKIDIVVVRHKGTGVPKFLADNSDAIIVNAGDGAHEHPTQALLDMLTIEEKLGTLEGKNVTIVGDIRHSRVARSNLWGMTTMGAHVTLCGPSTLVPRNRELMDKVTWEPDVKKAVKDADAIIALRLQKERMDDALLPSMREYRNTFGITHELLECAKDKVLIMHPGPINRGVELDSEIADGENSVILNQVTNGVAVRMAVLYLLAGGRANA
- the pilM gene encoding pilus assembly protein PilM, whose amino-acid sequence is MLARIRGERETIGIDVGHYSIKYVKVYHNSRGGKVVVEIDTEPVPDGAIINGEIQRRDGEPVTGPDGKKEKDGYELLSEALTKMMMRHTRDSNTDIVACVNCCAGAGGVLVDRISVKVPKNGNESAIILQTAQSRPPFDDQDNVIDFEIESREGDDVKANVVAAKNALLDSWAQFFTIKGLKLTAMDVDIFGLLNAYTATASEEDLKQTTAVINIGEKKMSIGFIQAGKFHSMRAMTGGSIDIIIAKLNDTLGIDAAKCHEIFETGDLSVVDGYAEAEVEQALQIAFEDIMAQVDFGLRYYSSSEDSEPLDKILLGGGGASIKGLKEFIAERSGIETDTVNPFRYVECDASVVGESGVSLALSNILAPALGLAMRKFD
- a CDS encoding dihydroorotase: MRNMVLNNVRPFVDGKFGEPTKICLVDGKWADSAPEGTPEFDAKGALALPALFGLGLDFKEPLRDDIYTFKDGVSAMRRGGFFGGLYESSANPIDDSQKLTAMQQLASKSGLEFAFLGAFSMGYQCKDLAEMMELAQGGAVGFGDGNQDASRTRFLRLAMEYGSMTGKRFFFMPLDDSLRHHGLVHEGSYADTLGMKGIPRIAETISVFRILEMARFLKVPVHFKQVSCGETLRLIETARAQGVDVTCDVDIYHLLLDDSCLFDLDSHCNVPMPFRSADDREALWKGLESGTVNAISVNHDPVLRQDKEVNFEDAVPGAVSLEIALGAIWKPLSGRLGAARAVELLSTAPAQLAGVEPAALRKGGQASLVLLDQDRPMKVVPAMFAGKTRNTPLLGKELPSSIVASYINGEWTEV
- the pyrR gene encoding bifunctional pyr operon transcriptional regulator/uracil phosphoribosyltransferase PyrR; amino-acid sequence: MKDNCKRIQELLSAQAMEFALDEMAAKIAKMHPSAENLIVLGMASRGIPLAKKLSERLSQKFGKPIEMGSLDATFYRDDFHYRKKVGSTEMRFTEMPATVEGKTVILVDDVLYTGRSVRAAMQAILDLGRPAAIRLCVLVDRGHRELPIAPDCVGLTVETAQNQEVRVMIEPIDNENSVYLVEVEA